The Triticum aestivum cultivar Chinese Spring chromosome 7B, IWGSC CS RefSeq v2.1, whole genome shotgun sequence genome window below encodes:
- the LOC123162455 gene encoding nudix hydrolase 21, chloroplastic (The sequence of the model RefSeq protein was modified relative to this genomic sequence to represent the inferred CDS: added 24 bases not found in genome assembly) gives MAAMMVAARQGRELQRYSASTGGRIVVGCIPYRVRDDNGEVEVLVICSRKKGASAGVLFPKGGWELDESMDEAARREALEEAGVRGETGPSLGRWCYQSRSYEATYEGYMFPLRVTDELERWPEMSGRGRTWVTVQDAMDRCPHLWMREALQRFADRVADAAL, from the coding sequence aggcaggggcgcgagCTGCAGCGGTACAGCGCCAGCACGGGCGGCCGCATCGTCGTCGGCTGCATCCCCTACCGGGTGCGCGACGACAACGGCGAGGTGGAGGTGCTGGTCATATGCTCGCGGAAGAAGGGCGCCAGCGCGGGCGTGCTCTTCCCCAAGGGCGGGTGGGAGCTGGACGAATCCATGGACGAGGCGGCGCGGCGCGAGGCCCTGGAGGAGGCCGGCGTGCGCGGCGAGACGGGGCCCTCGCTGGGCCGCTGGTGCTACCAGAGCCGCAGCTACGAGGCCACCTACGAGGGGTACATGTTCCCGCTGCGCGTCACGGACGAGCTGGAGCGCTGGCCCGAGATGTCCGGCCGCGGCAGGACCTGGGTCACCGTGCAGGACGCCATGGACCGCTGCCCGCACCTCTGGATGCGCGAGGCGCTCCAGCGGTTCGCCGACCGCGTCGCCGACGCCGCCTTGTAG